The Natator depressus isolate rNatDep1 chromosome 19, rNatDep2.hap1, whole genome shotgun sequence DNA segment TATTTCAGACCAGGCAGAGTCACAATCCCAAAGAACAGCTTCGATACTAGACGTCTAGATTCTTCTCTGACCCCATCACCGGTTTGCATGGGCTTCAGACGCAGCCATGAATCTATCCTCACAATCCCCCGGGGAGAAAGGGAAGGACAATTAGCCCCttttttccagatggggaaactgaggcaaagacagGGTAGAGTGACTTGCCCCAAGGTGTGCGGCAGAATTGGGACTGACTCAAGATCTCCAATGTTCCAGTGTCTTATTCCCAAGATTTTCAGTGTCTTATTCACAAAATCTCCAGTGTCTTATTCCCCAGACTACCCCCATTCTCTTTATCTTTGGGACGTACTTGGCCCCCATTTCCACTGTATCTGACTGAGCACCCCACTGTctgatgtatttatcctcacagcatccctgtgaggcagggcactgctattagttccccatctgcaacgtggggatgaggcacagagagactcagGGCAGGTTCACACTACGGGTGTGCCAGCAGCCTGGCTCGAGTTTTTCAGCTGCACTGCTGGAGTGGAGACACTGCCTACAGCAATGGCAGGGGTTTTTCTTCTGCAGTAGTAAATCCTCCTCCCTGAGTGGCAGTAACTATACTGCCGGAAGAATTCTGCTGCTGACGTAGCCACATCTCCACTgggtcagcatagctacagtgctcgGGGAGGTgaattttcacacccctcagcacTATAGTTATGTCGATCTaacttttaagtatagaccaggcctacgtgacttgcccaaggagtctgtggtggagcagggtcTCCCGAGTGCCAGAATAGCAGGCTAATCACTGGGCCGCTGTCCCCATTTTGACTAAAAATACCCCTGCAAAACAGACTATAGAATAAGTCCCAGCCCCTTTCTTCTGCTCACCTTCCACCTTCACTCCATTCAGACACCAATTGCTTAGACTGCCTCGCTACTGGCTGGGATCAGCTTCTCCACATCCTGCCCTAAACTGATAAGCAGTGTTGCTGCCTGCTCTTACACAGCTGCTATGTTctgccccagaggcagctgcctttCATTGGCAGATAGAAGCAACTTCTACATATAGGAAAGCTCCCTAGCAAAGAATGAAAGACAGCATGTAatttagagagacgaggtgggtgagggaatatctttgattggaccaacttctgttaatgaaagagacaagcttttgagctacacagagctcttcttcaggtttctgagctgaagaagagctctgtgtagctcgaaagctcgtctctttcatcaacagaagttggcccaaccaaagatactgcctcacccatctttctctcatatcctgggaccaacatggctacaacactgcaaaaaacaTGTAATTTAGTCAGCTCTGCTCCCTGTAAGCAAACTGTTCTGAATTaattattgtttgcagtgttgcagcCATGTCGGtctgagggaatatcttttatttgatGTCACTTGTCTCTCTAAATTAATTACATCATCTTTGTTCCAAATCAGATCTTGTTTCCTTGCCTTCTCCACAACAGCAGAAATCACCAGCCCGGAAAGAGGGATCTTAGTATTAAACCGTAAATTAaggtgaccaaatagcaagtgtaaaaaatcaggacaggggatttggggtaataggtgcctatataagaaaaagcccccaaaattgggactgttcctataaaaccaggacatctggtcaccctaccgtaAATAGCTGGAGGGTGCTATGCAGCAGGAATGGGATCTGGAGCTTCTGGAAGGCCAGACTGCATGCAGGGCAGAGCCTCTAGCCTGAGCAGTCTTTGAAGGTGGCCTTTGTGTGGCTGATGTCAAGGTGGCTGATTGTGGGTCAGTAAAAGGCAGCTCTGGATGGTCCTGGCAGgaagcagccccagggccagctgcaggaGGCCTATTGTCTCCACCTGTTAACActacaggaaagggagggtgttATCTCTTTCTGCCCTTCCCCCTTCAATGCTGGGAATGTTTCCCATCCCTCCTCTAACCCAGGCTCTGGCACAGCAAAAGGCCATGACTCATTCTCATAGGTCCAGGATGCTCAGCTGTCATTGTGCCTGAGGGTGGAAGGCGGAAGGAAATTACCCATGGGGTCTTCTGAGCGGGTGACTGGGGAACAGGAAGGTGGAAGGCCAGGGGACGGGGTTTGGAGCTCAGCTGGACTGGTAGCTGTCACAAAGCCCTCCAagcctctcttcctcccctcccagaagCAAACCCAtccggagggagggaggctgccACTTCTTTCCCATTGGAGGTTGCACTAGAGATTTTAAACACAAGCCATCTCCTACACACAACCTGCTTTGTCGACTCATGACCCCTGTTATACTAATCAACCAGTCCACTTTGGTACCCTAAAGACAACATCTCCTTGTGCACTGTGCCCTGGTGCTTTAACATACACAGCCTGCCCTCACTCTCCTATTATAAGGGAACCAGTTGGGCTGAATACAAGCAGCAGCCTGTAGATGAGTGAGGCATGGGGTCCTCACTTTTTCTTTTGCTGTAAAGATTGCCCAGTTCTCTCGTGATTTTAATCAAGGGGTTCTATGATACTTGGTGTTTTgcagaaagccccagctcctggagtcaggtgattctGTGAGACTCTCAAGCTTTCATTAACAACAGAAGTCTCTtgccctcatggctgtggagaaaggctGTGACCATGGCCTGGGTGcagcctaaagcagtggttttcaaactttttttctggtgacccagctgaagaaaattgttgatgctcaCAACCCAGTGGGGcgggggatgagaggtttggggtgtgagaggggctcagggctgggacagagggttggggtgcaggggtgagggctgcagggtggggccaggaatgagcgGTTCAGAATGTgagagggggctttgggctggggcaggggattggggtgctggagggggtcagggctttgggctggggatgcaggatctggggtggggctggggatgaggggtttggggtgttggaaggggctccgggtttggggcaagggattgggccGCAGGGTTGCTAAGGCAGGCTTcgtgcctgtcctggcaccgcggaccgcgctgcaccccagaagtagccagcagcaggtccggctcctaggtggaggcacgcaAGCGGCTCTGCGcggctctcacctgcaggcaccaccacccccagctcccattggctgtgtgGCCAATGGGATTGCAGAGCTgttgctcggggcaggggcagtgcgcagagccccatGGTCCCCCCcggcctaggagccggacctgctgctggctgcttccggggcgcagcacggtgtcggaacaggtagggattagcctgccttagccggacttttaatggtccggtcggcagtgctgaccagagccgccgcgacccagtgTCTTACATTCTGAGACCCCATACTGGGtcgcgacccgcagtttgaaaaccactggccaaGGCTCAGagaccagaaggcaaagaaaaagaaccaattttaaaaaaaccctcatgatttttgaatgcttgggccAGCGATGCTGCCTGCTGTATGAGCACCCCGAACACTAAGGAGCTGCATGTCTACAGGAGAGAGCATTTCCTGAGTAGACCTGCCCTAAGGGGGTACAGACATCACTGCTGAGGTGGAGCTCAGCCCAAACCCCAGAAACCGCTACACATGTCTGCTGggtctgctgcagctgctcctcattAGAAGGACAAGGGGAAGGTGTGGTCCTAGGATCTAGATCCagttccactccccacccccatgtccTTTTAATGCcgagcagctgcagctggcagTCAGCCTAGCTCCTTCCCAGCACAGAGCTGGCTGCCATGTTTAGAGGCTCttggggaactgaacacagaggGAATTGTGGGACATCCCTGCAGCCTTCAGGTTAAGAAGCTGTGATCTACCCTGCTCAGGGTCACCATTATTTCCAGTCACTTTCACTACCTGCTTGCACTAGGCCAGTGCTGTTGTGTTTGGGCAGCCAAACTTGCAGGGGCATGTTTACATTCAAACAGAAAATTGATCTCAATTTAAACATAAAAGTTAATTTCATGGACACACTTCTATTCCCACTGGGAACTGGCTCtggatatttgtgtgtgtgtcacacacacacacacacacacacacacacacacccgccccctGTCCTGTGGACTTGCATGTTCTCAGTCACTTTCTTGTGAGATTTGGGACCATGAAGTGTAAAGGAAAAGGAGTTGCGGGGATGGAGAAagatctgcaaacttgatcaatCCTCAGACAGGCTGAAGGTTCAGGTTTGGGTCAGATCTCATTTTATCCCAACTGATTTGccaggaaaaggagtacttgtggcaccttagatcactttagagaagctattaccagcaggagagtagggtgggggggaagagaaaaccttttgtagtgataaacacccattttttcatggtttgtgtgtataaaaacatcttctgtattttccacagtatgcatccgatgaagtgagctgcagctcacgaaagcttatgctcaaataaattggttagtctctaaggtgccacaagtactccttttctttttgcgaatacagactaacatggctgttactctgaaacctgatttgcCAGGGTGCAGCTGAAACAGAAATGACCATCTGGGGCCCCACTGTCATGCATAGACTTGATCATTCAAGAgaaacctccccctcccacagtGGGAGATATCTCATTGGGTCCAGATCTCTCACAAATACCCCTGGTGGGGGGACATGATTGAGTGGCCACTCACAATGAGAGGTCTCCACCGCAGCTCATCCAGAACCCCACCGATCCTTGCCCCACTGTTCTCCCACCCCGTATGGAAGCCTGAGCTCAGCTGAGCTGGTGGCTTTGATCAGCTCGCACTGTGAATGGTGTGAGAGATTTCTCAGCTCTCTAGTGCAATTCTCAGCACCAGCGTGCTGGAGATTAGGCTATTCTCACCCGGCCCTCAGTGACTTTGAGTCACTCCAGGCAGAAAATCTCACTCCTTGCCCTGTACCAGCTCCCAGTGGCTTGTTAATCTGCATGCCAGAGCATCGTCCGTTGTCTCCAGATGAGCCCCAGCAGAGGTTGTTTGTCCTGTGAGAATCTGATCTGTTGTTAATTCTCTTCATCCTCTGAAAGGTGGGGGGTGATTAGGCAGAGAGATCCAGGTTTCCTGGGTCCCACATGGAAATGgtggggagaagaagagaggcaggaaacatccccagcccccattcAGCCCTGTGGGTGGGAAGGCTGAGATGCCTTTCAAGCAGTTTCTGTATCCATAATGCACAGCAGACGGGGAGCCAGCAGGCTGACCGGCAGTGAGAAATCAGGCAGGTGCTGCGGGCACACAAGCAGAAGCAATGGATGGGAAGTTCTGCACCACCCCATGCTGCTGCGTCTCACTGATTGCTCCTCTGGGTGGCACTGGATGTCATCCAGGCCTGAGGCCAAGGGAAACATCTCTGCCACATGGCATCACGCAGCTGATCAGGTGCATCATTCTTTCTCCCACCTACTTCCAAAGCATCAAGTagtggccactgttggaggcaAGACACCCAACTCGATGGGCCATTGGCTAGATCCTCTCTTGCGAGCCCCATGTTTGAACATACTAGAGACGGACTCAAGCCAGATGCTTTCAATCTGGATTTGCAACCCCCTTCCTCCATGCTCCACAGtacagggggtggggacatgaGGCTTGAGGCTGCTAAGGGGAAATGCAGAAGAGCTTAAAAGGTGGGCGGGACAAATGAATGAATAAAGTCATCTGCAGTGTAAAGAACAGAGATCAGATGGAAAAGACTCACCAGGTCACTGATTGAGGGGAAAGGAATTAGAATCTACTTCCGACAGGGCTCCATTTAGCTGCGTGCTAAGTGCATTTTCGTTATGAACTTTGAGACGGACTTAATAAATTCAGCGTGACCAAGACATGGGCTCCTGATTCATTGTTTTCATACGTGctgccctccctctccagccACCATCCCAAGCCGAATATTTGCTAAGACTCCATGACACATGAGCCAACGTCCCGGCCCCCATGTCCAGTACCCTGCAATATTTCACACATGGGTGATGATGGATCACTGCCGCTGTTCAGGCACCTCTTTAACTCCTCGGATGTCATTGCAGCCAGTGAGAGCACAAGGCGAGGCCAAGCAAAACACAACAGAGGAAACTAAAATTGTAAAGGCActaggctgggagccaggagatgaGAGTTCAATTCTTGTCTTTGCCACATACTCCCTGTGTGATGCTGAACAAGTCACTTATGCTCAGATTTTCAACGATGCTTTAAGGGATTTGGACACTCAGGTATCCAAATCCTCTAGGCAGGTTTTTAAATGTCAGCCTTAATCTCTCTTGGCttcagttgcccatctgtaaaaatggggtaACAATCATGTGTGGTTTCCAGGCAATTTCCCTGCTTGCTATCTCTTTACCCTGGCCCTGCAGGCTGCAAAGCAAAGTTTGGAAGGAAGCTGGCATTTCCTCACTGCCTGGTTCTCCTGACAGGACCCACCACGTATTACAAAAACTTCACACTCTGAGGGAAGAAATGTTAGGCACAAAGCAAAACTAAATGGCTGCCAATATCCTGAAACAGAATCCATCCATCTAACCCTCCACAGTATGGACCCTGCGTCATCATCTCACTTCTCCAGAGGCTCAAGCTACTTAAGTGTTAAaaatcccagctccccagcccaagggcaaacacacacacatttcactgGCCTGCAGAAAAGCCAGCATGCCAGCTCTGTGCCTGCAAACAGAGCAGACAGAGGAAAAATCCCTCAGAGTCCTCAAAAAGATTAGAATAGGGCCATCCCAGGAGAGCAATCCCATCTCATTCCTACTCACTAACCATGTCTCAGTCAGACATGGGCCTGATCCCACATTCTGGAGCTTTGGGCAAGACCAGTCACATCCAAGCTTCATAACTTGGGCGTCTCTATAAAGGGAAACCCAAATTCAAACACTCTCCAACTCTGCTTTGGATCCAAACTCGGCTGCTCTGGCCCATCTCTGCAATTCACTTTGCAGAGCCCTTGGAGGCAGTGAGGGCTCAGGGAACATTGCTCAACAGCAGGCCCTATAAAATCAACTGCGTTCGAGTTACAATGCCAGCAGGCAGCTGAGTTCCCCATGTCTGCGCCTGCTGGTGCTCCAGACAGACTTGATAGGGAGAACATTTTACATCCCAACaggtgtggtctagtggttagagccagagGGTGGGAGCCAAGAGAGCTGAATTCTGTTCCTAacatgctgtgtgaccttgggcaagtcacagcgctgttctgtgccttagtttccccatctggatgATACTATATTTATCATATACTATCCCCCACAGGGATACTGTGAGGATACATACATtgtttgtgagatgctcaggTACTCCAGAGATGGGGGCCATCTAAGTGCCTAGGCAGAGGGTATTTACCGATCTCACAGTGGGGTTGTGACGCTTCGTTAGGTTAATATTTCtacaagtattatttattattcttattgtggcagtgcctaggagccccactcACGGACCAAAGCTCCATTGTCCTGAGTGCTGCACAGACACCGAACAacaagacagaccctgccccgaGAGCTGACCATCTAAGTTGTGAGCTTCGTTACTTTGAAAACACAAAGGGCTACAGAAGTAGTAGTATCCTTTTCTCTGCAGAGCAATCCAGGCACCAGGGCCTCAGCCCCACTGCAATAAGGAGGTGGGGTGCACCTGGGGTGTTTGGGTTACAAGTACCAGGGCCCTAGCTGGTCACTGGTGTCTAGCAACAACTTTATACCTCCAGGCAAGGCCTTGTCCAGAGTAGCCACACATGCAAAGTGGGATTTTAACGCTTTTACTCAGCACTAATGTCGGGCCCCTTGTGCGTTTAGTCAAGCAACTAGACCTGAGCCTAGCCTTTGTGTGGGTGTGCACTGGGATTGAAGCATGTGCTCTGCTGAATCGGGCCTTAAACAGGATTGTTACTGCCACCGGAGCAGGGAAAGGCAGTGATTTCCCCCCCCTTAACTTGCTCTAAGCACTCAGTCACTGCCTGGCTGGGGCAAGCAGCATTTCGCCCCTTGCTATATTTTTCTGTGGCAATTTGCTACAAATATTTGCCAATGTGCTATTGAGACTTTTGCACAGTTttgtcctccctccccaccctccagggaTTTCATAGCGGAAAGGGAGATgccggggcagaggggggcaggtGAGGGAGGGGTGGAAGGGGCTACAGCACTCCCCACCCCTCAAAGCTAATAGTTTCCTCGCTTGACGACTCCCTCGGATGGTTTGTTAGAGGGACTGCCTTTTCCTGGACGAAAGGTGCTCAGTGGTCAATGGCAGTGCAATCTCTTCCCCTGACCCCTGAAGCCGGGGAAGCAGTGGGTCCAGGGACAGGATGGATTTGACAGAACCCATCTCCAGAGAAGGAGACAGATTGGGTTTCCCACTGAGTTTCACATAGACATCAAAGCTTCTCCCCCTCCAGATGGGAGGAGAGCATAGTGACCAGCCAtacctcccgctccctccccaggCTGGCCAATCACCTCCTCATCTCTCTGGGAGGGGGCACCAGCTAGCTCTTTTTAGCCAATGAGAAAGGAATCCTCCCCCCCCAAGCCTCCACGAGTCCTgctgaggggggcggggaggagaggtTTAAAATCCCAGAAGtatctccatcccctccccagtgAGTCCCAATGACAAGCAGGTCTGGGCCTGATGCTAGGTGCTGGGCTCCAGGGCTTTGCTGTGGGATTcccagagggaggcagagaggaagcCAGACACCATGAGCTCGGTCCCCAGCCACCAGTGGCTGGACCATGTCTTCAGCGCGGTGGAGAGTGAGTTGGAAATGGGCCCTGAGAAAGAGCATGTCTCGGAGAGGGAGATCAAGGTGGTGCTGGAGGAGAAAGAGCTGTGGATGAACTTTAAGGAGCTCACCAATGAGATGATAGTCACCAAAACTGGCCGGTGAGTGCAAAGAATTTTCCCTACCCCTCCTCTGAGCTGTCTGGAGGTAGCCTCTCCTTCCACCCCTCTATCTACCTCCCTTAAGTATCTTTAAGATGCCCATCACCAGTGGCTCCAGGCACCAGATACATACATTTACCCAACTGCTCCACCAGGACCCTGTTCTCCTCCGAGCCCCCCTTTATGCTGCTCTTGTCTCCAGGAAGGTGCCACTGGTTGTTTTCTGGCTCTGAGCTCCTTGTGGCATGATCACCAgacatggggggctgggggggaggcatCTCCCCCCCACCATTGGGGGTAGGGGCCCAGGTCTAGGAAGCACCCTTATTTTAAATCCGTAGGGTTTTAGCGGAGTTGCATAGCTACATTTGTCTGATTCGTACAAATTCCCCCTCAGGGGCTTTGCTTTACCTGGGCTGTAAAGAGCACAGAgtctttgtgctggccctctgcacaaggatgaatttcacctgGGCGATACGGAGGCCGAGAGCTGCTGCAGAGAAGATGGCTCTGATAGATTCCGTTGCTGGGACAGTTATGTAGGCAGGTGGCGAGGACTCAGAATTTATAAACTGGggtgttcccccccgccccaccatcCAAGAATGATCAAGGAAAACGGTAACAGGCTGATCACTTTGATCTGATGGGAGGTGAATTAAAAATGGTCAGTAGTTTCCCCTCCCAGTTACGGGAATGGGAGAGACTAGTCTGTCTGGTTTGAAAAGGAAGAAAACTGATGGCCAACAGATCAgtttatattaaaatgaaaatgaaggtACTGCCCCTACTTAAACCTTCCTGGTAACTGCTGTTACTTTTGGCATCTCCCGGCCTTTCCAGGCCATTTGTACCAATTCACCCAGACTCTGGCCCTAGCTACATAGCAAGGTTCATGATGCCAGGGGTCGAGACAAGGTTTACTCTTTCCTGTGGACATGGGCCTGACCTTTGTCACCCCCACGTTATGGTATTGTGCTGTAGCCCTGTCCACATAGGCAAGACGAGACAATCACATTGTAGCACAGCCAGGCAGGCCTGTTGGAACACTGACGTGGCTCACGAGTTACTGGGGAGACAGTTCAAAGTCTCCAGCTCCAGAGGCCCCTGCCTCTCATTCACACCGAGAAGCTTGGGCACAGCACAGGGTCACAAGGAGCAGCCTATGCTCCATGCCTAGGAAAGTGACCAGCAGCCACATTCCAGGGACCAGGACAGTAGGGATGCCTACGGTATGACAGTGCTTAGGAACCACGGACATGccactagaaaaggagtacttgtggcaccttagagactaaccaatttatttaagcattcacgaaagctcatgctcaaataaattggttagtctctaaggtgccacaagtactccttttctttttgtgaatatagactaacacggctgctactctgaaacctgaaatgccACTGTGGGGAGAAATTCTGTGATACAGGTGAAGGGTTAAGAGATACACTTGTTAaggtggcaggagagagaccaGTGCTATAATTAAACCTGTGGCAGAAGTGGGTTTGCAATGACAGCTGAGAGGAGCAAAGCAGCCAATAAAGGAGAAGCAAACAACTAAACGTCTCCTCCTCCTATCCCCTGCGTAGGAGAATGTTCCCAGTGCTGAAGGTCGGCATCTCGGGCCTGGACCCCAATTCCATGTACTCTATCCTCCTGGACTTTGTGGCTGCAGATGGGAACCGCTGGAAGTATGTCAACGGGGAGTGGATTCCTAGCGGCAAGCCTGAGCCCCAGAGCCCGAGCTGCGTCTACATCCATCCCAAATCCCCCAATTTTGGGGCTCACTGGATGAAAGCCACCGTCACCTTCAGCAAAGTCAAACTCTCCAACAAGATGAATGGAGGGGGGCAGGTAACTCTGGAAGGGGCTCACAGGAGGGCAAGGGGGATAGCCAATCTTACAGCCCTCTGGAGAGCTCTAAGATACTTGCCCAAGACAGCAAGTTAAGTTTCTATTTCCCTTATCTCAGGAAAGTATTGGAGCAGCAGCATTAGCTTGTGCAGTCATTCTCTAGGGCTTCCAGTGGACAAGTTGGACTTTCAGTTAGTGGCCCAAAGATGTCACTAGTTTGCCCTGAGCAAATACATACTCAAATAGCTCACCGAGCACAGTGCAGGAGCCTAGATTAGAGAAAACTTACTGAGCAAATAGCCATGTGGTTACACCAGGCCCTATCATATTACATTATCCATGCACCTGCAGGACAAAGTGAAGGAGATACTGCAGGCATGGGATGCATGTCTCTGGCCTGCATACTGACTGCTTTTCTGGCACACTGAAAGATCAGGTCCTCAGATGATGAAGCTGAGCCTGAAGGGCACTGTTTAGTGTGTTTGTTCTGTCCCTCAGATCATGCTGAACTCCCTCCACAAGTACGAGCCCCGCGTCCACATCGTGAAGGTCGGGGGGCCTCAGAAAGCAATCAGCAGCTTTGCTTTCCCGGAGACCCAGTTTATTGCCGTCACCGCCTATCAGAACGAGGAGGTAAGTCGAATAATTATTTCCTGCAGATAAGAGTGCGCTAGGGGGTTTTATCATGAAAGGCACAGCACTATAGACCAGAGGCACGTGGATCACTCCCCCTGCAACTGTGCTGTGGTCACCTCTGAGATGGAACGAGGCAGCTTTTTAACAGCACAACATTTCAAGACAAAGTGAAGAACGTATCCAACTGGAACCCTTCCAGTACTTTCCAGCACAATGAACTGTTTCATTTCAATGTCCCCGTTCTGTTCCCACCATCACCTGTCTCCGAGGGCATACCCCCCTCCCTTGGGTAGATCAAATACACTGTACGTCACTTGGAATCCACTTTCCTTTATGGTGTGTATATCATaaagcctctccccccaccacgcAGAAACCTGATTCACAGAGCAGGGCCTGGGAGAAATCAAACTTCTGTTTCTTACGCTTACGTGCTGCTCCCCAAGCCAACAGGAGCACTCGCACTGATGGCCATGGCAACAGGGTCAAGCCTGCAGCACAGAGAACAATCCCTCAGACCTGGCTGATCGGGGAAAGTGAAGTGCTAACCCTAGGCCTGGACGCTGCTGGAAACAAAGGAACTTTAGGTCTCGGCTAGCGAAAGCCAGCTCTGGAAACAACTTCTGTATCTCTGGAAAGTTCACACCTTTTGCAGTCACAGCTGAAGTCCACATAAGAATTAGAGCCAAATCCAGCCCTGATTTCAATGGTATTCCCTGGGATGTAAGGCTGGGTGGAATTTGGCTCTTAATGCAATACCCTGCTCTGCCTTCCCTGGGGGAAAAATGCTGCTTCTCTTCTGTTTTTAGTTTAAAATGGCTAGTGAGGAAGTGTTGTCTAAGGTAGAGCCTGGGGCAAGGAATCTgagagttctaatcctggctctgacacttggCAAGTCCCCTCCTCTATGCGTTTCAGCATCGCCACTTGTAGAAAACAGAACAGCTCTgaatctcggggggggggggggcgcgacaCTATTTTGTTAGCAGCTTCAATATGAGAAGCTGTCAGACAAGtgcttattaaaaaataaaaaccactagCAGGCATGCACCACTCATGAGCAATCCTATAAATGAACATGTAAATAAAAGGGAGGAAAGTTAGAACGATTCCCATTTCATGCTTCCAAGGAGTGAAGACAAGTGGATTTTAGGAATTCATGAGAAGCTCCTTGATATAATCCAACATAGAAACAacaaaagggccaaattctattgTTATACAAATGTAGAGCCATTGTAACTTGCTTAATGTCAGTAGAGTTAATTGCAATTTGATACCAGTGTGCCAGAGTAAGAtttggcggggtggggaggggtgttggAGACATGAAGAAGGGTCAGGAGTGGCTGAaggtttctatttaaaaaagctgaacTGCAACCGTCTTCTGTCATTTCAGATCACTGCCTTGAAAATTAAACATAATCCCTTTGCAAAAGCGTTCCTGGATGCCAAGGAGAGGTGAGTGGTGGCTGAGGGAGACTGAGGTCAGCTTGCATGAATCATTAGCAGTGCTTTGCCCCTCCTGTGCTCCTTTCATCTAAGTGTGTTTATAAAAGGGAAtgaattaatcttcacaacacccttgtgagcaactgtctccattttacagataggaaaactgaagCCCAGGAAAAAACTCACTCAAAACCACACCAGTACCTCAGTG contains these protein-coding regions:
- the LOC141974615 gene encoding T-box transcription factor T-A-like, coding for MSSVPSHQWLDHVFSAVESELEMGPEKEHVSEREIKVVLEEKELWMNFKELTNEMIVTKTGRRMFPVLKVGISGLDPNSMYSILLDFVAADGNRWKYVNGEWIPSGKPEPQSPSCVYIHPKSPNFGAHWMKATVTFSKVKLSNKMNGGGQIMLNSLHKYEPRVHIVKVGGPQKAISSFAFPETQFIAVTAYQNEEITALKIKHNPFAKAFLDAKERCESKDVLDPSNEAHQSGYSQLGGWFLPGTSSFCSSPAQSAFSGSPGLSSGHSSYCETHSSLRNRRASPYPSPYSQINASPTNYVDNSTGLSMVPAPDSWPGRSLSSSMGVLPGTASTTSQYPSLWSVTSNSISPAPQSSSNPQFLRGSSVSYSSLASAISAPSTSPVYDNALAEVPSSDGQCDSAIPRLASTWATVTQTY